The Liolophura sinensis isolate JHLJ2023 chromosome 6, CUHK_Ljap_v2, whole genome shotgun sequence genomic sequence TTGCTGGGCTACCGTATTGGAAAATGATGTAaactaaaaacattttcctCACAACTACTGAATAAAATTGATTGAAAGTCCAAGACAAGGTGCAAAAAGTATGTTGAAAATTAATTTCGTCAATATGTAAAGTAGGCAACAAACATTCTCATGCTATGAGCTATAATTTAATATGCTGATGAAGCACGTTGAGGCAAATAAAGCGCTTTGATTTTTGGCAGCAAAACAGTAAAATGCAGTCGAATAATCTAGAATATAGTACCCAAGGTATGACTGACTTGATCATTATCGTATTGTCCGGGCTATATGCTATAACGTCACACATCACTGACCCACTTTGCCCGTATATTGGAGATATACCAAAATATTGGGTTATACAGAGTATCTCTACAACTGCTCCTATAACTGGTTTGAAATTTGACATGATTGTGCATGTCCTTTGGAGGTACAACATATTTAAAATTGAGTGAAATTcgttgaaaactgaaaaagctCGCCGCTGGTCGTTTAAGTTAGGTGTCGACCATTTTTGAAGTTTGGAATAAAAAGTGTGTATAATTGATGTAATTTGGTGTGCTGAAGACGAGACTGGTTTTATATCTCTTCTCCGAAGTatagttttttttgtacattgcCGTTAAAAACTTCTTTAACttaactttacatttttacatttttgaaggTCACCTGACCATAAACTGTTACTGTAAACAGGCTGAAAATTAGTCGCGGCAAAGACCTAAATGTGGCCTTCCTTTTTGATATAACGGCGCAGTTCACTCGTTCACTGGTGGTAATTATAAGAGGAAAACTTGCGTAGTCACCGGGAGGCAACTGTGTTCAAACCCCATCTCCCAATGATCATATACAAGCATGCTTCCATGACACCAACTGCTAAATTTACAGCCTTTATCAACACACACACTGGCGGTGCATGTACAGCATCATGTTGCTTATTCCAAACCTTGCAATGTGTAGAGACAACCTTATACTAAGGCAGAAGTTGCAGATTGTGTTGTAGATATCTTGGAGGCCACAAAACTGCAAGTCTTTCcagcatgtattttattacctgTTTCCTTCGCTCGAAAAAGGTAGCCCTCTCTGGTGAATCTTACTTTCCTTTACAAGGTGCAGCCCAGTTCCTTTACCCACAGCTCGCTTTCTTCTTCGTTGATCCGCCTTGGTGGCCCAATATTTAGAGCGttcgcctcgaagtcaggagacccgggatcagGCCCGAgtcgggttataccaaagactttaaaaatgttacttcttgctgcctcgcttgacgctcagcattgagaggttaggtCAAGAAAATAGGGctggctggcccggtgtcagtataatatgacggTGTGGgcagtcatgtctggtgtcttcggcatcaTGTtgcagtggcggcagcactcgtcgtcacatgactgaaaaattgttaagtacgacgttaaactcaagcattcattcattcattcattcctctgCAACGTGTAGCCCGATTGCTTTTGCCACAACTCGGGTTTCGAGCAGATCGCTTCCCTTTGTCAGAACTCGGTTTCCATTACATCGAGCAGCTCGGTTCCTTTTGTCAGAACCCGGTTTACATTACATCGATCAGTTCGGTTCCTTTCGTCAGAACTGGGTTTCCATTACATCGAGCAGCTCGGTTCCTTTCGTCAGAACTGGGTTTCCATACATCGACCAGCTCGGTTCCTTTTCAACATACGGCCAGGTTCTTTTAACATGCAGCAACCTGTTCAATGGCTCGGTTCTCGTTATCAAGGCTTGATTTCGTCCACAACAACCCTGATATCTTTATCACTTATTTATCCTTCCACCACAGTTCATTTTACCtacaattttgtaaatgtatattaggAGTAAAGTGCTCAACTCCAAATTTTGTGGTCTATGGGGAACTCGGGATTTACCCACTGTATATAAAGGTGTATCTGAGAATAATCTCATACTGGGTTAAGATCATCCATTGAAAAGAGACAAAGGTGGGAAGTCTTATGTACAGGTTTATGTTCAAGGAATGTATGACAATCTATGGCTTACCAATGTTAAAACAATTCTATATTCAACAGGTCTAAACTTTATATGGGACACACAAGCTGTAAACAGTGCTACCTTTCTCACAAAAGTCCTGGAACAAACACTAAAAGATCAGTTCCTCCAGAAATGGTTCAGTGATATTGAATCATCTCCCAAGGAAAGAATATACAAGATATATTAAACAGATTTCCAGCTAGAAAAATTTCTTCTGTAACTAAGGGAAAACGACAGAAAAGCCCTTAGTAAATTTCGGACATCCAGCCACAGACTTCCAATCGAAACAGGAAGATGGTCCAAAACTGACAGATCACAACGTCTCAGTATGGCTTGTGAAACAGGTTGCACTGGTGACAAATATCACTCCTTATTCGTCTGTCCAAAACTAAAGCACTTGCGAGTAAAGTACAAAAGAGATAACCCTTATGCCTGCACACAACAAGctaaactgaaatttattttgtaatctaTAGACGGGATCAGCCTAAAAAGGCTATCCCGTTTTATAAAGGAAGGCGTGACTATGTGTAAGTTTTAATGATATTCCTCATCGCTGTTGCAAACGTAAGTATATCTATAGCCGCCAtatattgtgtaaatatgtaaaatgctGTACCTCCTGTACCACCCTGAGTGGTTTGAGTGGGATAAACCAACGAATGAAGCAGCTAATTTCCTATTGTTAGAACTCGGTTTCCTTTTCAACATACAGCCAGGTTCCTTTAACATGCAGGAACCTGTTCACCAGCTCGGTTCTCTTTACAAcaacttggtttcctccacaacAACCCTGATCTCTGTACCTCTTGTTTATCCTTCCACCACAGTATGATTTGTCCTATCACAGACTTACTCTACTCTGTTACAAGGTTTTCTTCAATACCGTTTGGCGTGCCCTGGcttgtcaatcaatcaatcaatcgatcaatcaatcgatcaatccatccatccatccatccatccatccatccatccatccatccatccatccatccatcaatcaatcaatcaatcaatcaatcaatcaatcaatcaatcaatcaatcaatctatcaatACAGCCTGGTTTtctcaatttattttattcaagcATGGTTTCCTAACCAAATAAGTGTCTCGCCTCACACTCGACAGACACTACTGGAATGTACCAAAAAGCTACttgttaaatgtcaaaattcagAGCGAATCCTTTTCCACGTGTCGTTTCAGCTGACTTTTATCAACCGCGAGGGTGTTGGTGAGTACTGTGTCATCTTTATATATCAACCGCGAGGGTGTTGGTGAGTACTTTGTCATCTTTATATATCAACCGTGAGGGTGTAGGTGAGTGCTTTGTCATCTTTATATACCAACCGTGAGGGTGTTGATGCGTACTTTGACATCTTTATATATCAGCCGCAAGGGTATTGGTGAGTTCTATTTCATCTTTATATATCAACCGTGAGGGTGTAGGTGAGTGCTTTGACATCTTTATATATCAGCCGCAAGGGTATTGGTGAGTTCTATTTCATCTTTATATATCAACCGTGAGGGTGTAGGTGAGTGCTTTGTCATCTTTATATACCAACCGTGAGGGTGTTGATGCGTACTTTGACATCTTTATATATCAGCCGCAAGGGTATTGGTGAGTTCTATTTCATCTTTATATATCAACCGTGAGGGTGTAGGTGAGTGCTTTGTCATCTTTATATACCAACCGTGAGGGTGTTGATTATATATCAACCGCGAGAGTGATGGTGAGTGCTTTGTCATCTTAGTATATCAGTCGCGGTAAAATTGACGCATAATAAACATTACCCATCGCCAAACACACGGCAAACATTGTCCATCGTCAGGCACATGACAAACATTGTCCATCGTCAGGCACATGGCAAACATCGTTCATCGTTAGGCACATGGCAAACATCAAGTATCGTCAGGCACATGGTAAACATTGTCCATCGTTAGGCACGTGGCGAACATTGTCCATCGCCAGGCAAATTGCAAACAATGTCGATCGTTAGGCACATGGCGAAACACTGTCCATCGTTAGGCACATGGCGAACATGGTCCATCGCCAGGCAAATTGCAAACATTGCCCATCGTTAGGCACATGGCTAACATTGTCCATTGTTAGGCACATGGCGAACATTGTCCATCGTTAGGCACATGCCGAATATTGCCCATCGCCGGGCACATGGCGAACATTGTCCATCGCCGAGCACATGGCGAACATTGTCCATCGTTAGGCACAGGGCGAACATTGTCCATCGTTAGgcacatggtgaacattgtccATCGTTAGGCACATGGCTAACATTGTCCATCGCCGGGCACATGGCGAACATTGTCCATCGTTAGGCACAGGGCGAACATTGTCCATCGTCAGGTATATGGCTAACATTGTCCATCGTTAGGCACAGGGTGAACATTGTCCATCGTTAGGCACATAACGAACATGGTCCATCGTCAGGCACATGGCAGCCATTGTTCACTGTCAGGCACATGGCTAACATTGTCCATTGTCAGGCACAGGGCGAACATTGTCCATCGTTAGGCACATCGCGAACATGGTTCATCGTTAGGCACACGACGAACATGGTCAATCGCCAGGCACATGGCAACCATTGTTCACTGTCAGGCACATGGCTAACATTGTCCATCGTTAGGGACATGGCAAACATTGTCCATCGTCAGGCACATCGCGAACATGGTCCATCGCCGGGCGCATCGCAAACATTGTCCATCATTAGGCAAATCGCTAACATGGTCCATGGCCGGGCACATGGCGAACATTGTCCATCGCCAGGCAAATGGCAAACACTGTCGATCGTTAGGCACTGGGCGAATATTGCCCATGGCCAGGCACATGGTTAACACTGTCCATCGTCAGGGACATCGCGAACATTGTTCATCATTAGGCACATCGCTAACATGGTCCATCACCGGGCACACGGCGAACATTGTCCACCCTCAAGTACATGGCGAACATTATCCATCGTTAGGCACATGGCGAACATTGCCCATTACGTCAGGAACATACCAAACATGGTCCATCGCCCAGCATATGGCAAACATTGTCCACCGTCGAGCAAATGGCCAACATTGGGCGAATATTGCCCATGGCCAGGCACATGGTTAACACTGTCCATCGTCAGGGACATCGCGAACATTGTTCATCATTAGGCACATCGCTAACATGGTCCATTACCGGGCACATGGCGAACATTGTCCACCCTCAAGTACATGGCGAACATTATCCATCGTTAGGCACATGGCGAACATTGCCCATTACGTCAGGAACATGCCAAACATGGTCCATCGCCCAGCATATGGCAAACATTGTCCACCGTCGAGCAAATGGCCAACATTGTCCATCGTCAGGCACAGGTTCGAACTTTCAGCTGTAGTTGCACGCGACCTCGTTCGTCAATGGCCATTCAGCTGTGCCTTTACTTGCATTGAGAGCTCTGAAATATATGTTACTGATTTTTTATGATTGTTTACGAAACACAACGAAGGATGTTTATTGATTAAGGTAATACTTATGGAATAAAAGTTTAACATGTAATAAGGGCATGCTTATGTAAGATAAAgtataaagatataaaataaaagactaAAAGGTTATTAACGTGAAATAAAGGGATGGTCATGTAAGGTAAAAATGTTAGTAAAGGCTATTAACAGGACATAAAGGGTTGGTCATATAAGGTAAAAATTGAAGGTTATTAACGTGACATAAAGGGTTGGTCATGTAAGGCAAAATGTTAGCGAAGGTTATTAACGTGAAATAAAGGGGTAATCATGTAAGGTAACTTTGTACATGATTTCACGcaggtgttttgttttcattgtatgtGTAGTGCTTGGCCGGACGTCTAAGGTTGGGGTGATAAAGGAACACTCAGGTCGACTGATCGCTTCTGCACACTCCAACTGCTCGGAGACAAACATGGAGTTTGCTATAGCGCCGTACAAGGCCAACTTCTACGTGGCCTGGAAAGTCTGCGCTGATCCCTGGACTCAGGAGAACGGCGAATGGAGCTTCAGGTGCACGTATCAGGACCCGAACGGTCAGGAACAGTGTCGTGATTGTGGCAAAAAGTATCGAGATTCGAGCAGAGACAGTGACCAACCAAGTAAGACATGACTCAATGCTGTTTATACTCAGCTCCCCAAGTGCTATCGAGAGCAGAGACAGTGACCACCCAATTAAGACATGACTCACTGCTGTATTATACTCagcacccccctcccccctccgtGATATCGAGAGCAGAGACAGTGACCACCCAATTAAGGCATGACTCACTGCTGTATTATActcagcaccccccccccctccgtgCTATCGAGAACAGAGACAGTGACCACCCAATTAAGACATGACTCACTGCTGTATTATACTCagcacccccctcccccctccgtGATATCGAGAGCAGAGACAGTGACCACCCAATTAAGACATGACTCACTGCTGTATTATACTCAGCACCTCTCCCCCCTCCGTGATATCGAGAACAGAGACAGTGACCACCCAATTAAGACATGACTCACTGCTGTATTATActcagcaccccccccccccactccgtGATATCGAGAACAGAGACAGTGACCACCCAATTAAGACATGACTCACTGCTGTATTATACTCAGCACCTCCCCCCCCCATCCGTGATATCGAGAGCAGAGACAGTGACCACCCAATTAAGACATGACTCACTGCTGTATTATACTCAGCACCTCTCCCCCCCTCCGTGATATCGAGAACAGAGACAGTGACCACCCAATTAAGACATGACTCACTGCTGTATTATActcagcacccccccccccactccgtGATATCGAGAACAGAGACAGTGACCACCAAATTAAGACATGACTCACTGCTGTATTATACTCagcacctcccccccccctccgtgATATCGAGAACAGAGACAGTGACCACCCAATTAAGACATGACTCACTGCTGTATTATACTCAGCACCTCCTCCCCCTCCGTGATATCGAGAACAGAGACAGTGACCACCCAATTAAGGACATGACTCACTGCTGTAtttcgcttgacgttcagcatgaaggggatagtgcaacaactcgttgacccgtatcagtataatggctcgggcgggtcggcttactaGCCTTCGGTAAGAggtgtcagtgaagcagcactagataaaagagcggtggaaatcctgcaacaaggaggcacattacatgcactcgaaggattccttcgtcgtcatatgacgacttcatatttaattgatttggAATAAGAAACTATTCTAGCTATTCTTAAGTCTGTTTAGCCTTAGAAACGCCAGTTGAGATATGAGGAGTCGCGATATTACAGGGATAAAACTACAAGCGAGGTGACCATGTATCAGTAAGGTTGAACTGTATTTTCGTTCCAAATGCACAATACCAAACGCAGTCCAACAACACAACAGGAAAAGAGAGAAAACAGGCCAgagcccccccacccccaatgcAAGCAGGGTGGATAATTCTGCACACACATTGACATGTAACCTGAATTACATAACCATAATACTTTGGCACGGCTACTTTTTTCTAGTCTGGCCACTCTTGAGAACACAAGACGGAGATTAACACCACAAAACACGTAGAAGAGACAGATTGATGTTAAATGAAAGTCACTGCAGAGTAAAAGTCAGAAAGTGAGGAGGCATAATTCAGTGGTGAATGAAACTGAATAATGGTACAAACAATCTGTGAAACATGATACCAAAAATGCATTGTGCGTTAATCAACGTCATCTAGATGTTTTGGTGACCGCAGTGGTCTcaccaaatttcagcactagaatctgtgttatattcagaaagtgtaatccctattaacgataatactttGGGTAACAAGAACACCATCTTTTGCAATAGTGACGGTGTTTAGGTATCAC encodes the following:
- the LOC135466264 gene encoding uncharacterized protein LOC135466264 — its product is MAPTLQLGSILLILSLSHQAMAQLTFINREGVVLGRTSKVGVIKEHSGRLIASAHSNCSETNMEFAIAPYKANFYVAWKVCADPWTQENGEWSFRCTYQDPNGQEQCRDCGKKYRDSSRDSDQPMLVKGPVLTVKFNAPPGIDKSIIFAYCFFDGITETEEACFTDMEKECF